The Balearica regulorum gibbericeps isolate bBalReg1 chromosome 27, bBalReg1.pri, whole genome shotgun sequence genome contains a region encoding:
- the LOC142598284 gene encoding G protein-coupled receptor kinase 5-like isoform X3, which translates to MGEEIIRRFLKQESPDFLPEVGQPHASQCLQDLEKSPCKDLFGCCLRPLHEYLSGDPFADYRDSMYFDRFLQWKYLERQSITKDTFRQYRILGKGGFGEVCACQVRATGKMYACKKLEKKRIKKRKGEAMALNEKQILEKVNSRFVVSLAYAYETKDALCLVLTIMNGGDLKFHIYNMGNPGFEDERVVFYAAEICCGLQHLHQEGIVYRDLKPENILLDDDGHIRISDLGLAIKIPEGETIRGRVGTVGYMAPEVINNERYTFSPDWWGLGCLVYEMIEGQSPFRARKERVKREEVEKRVQEDQEPYSDKFSKDAQAICKMLLAKDPKQRLGCRADGADEVKRHPFFKTINFKRLEAGIMTPSFVPDPRAVYCKDVLDIEQFSTVKGVNLDQTDNDFYAKFATGSVSIPWQNEMIETECFKDLNVFGPSGSRSPDLDWQQLPEPPKRSLLQRLFRRHPADYSIGATIHPPHLAAVNSQPPAANSAGRTTAPAPS; encoded by the exons ATGGGGGAGGAGATCATCCGCCGGTTCCTCAAGCAGGAG TCCCCAGATTTCCTGCCCGAGGTTGGCCAGCCCCACGCCAGCCAGTGCCTGCAGGACCTGGAGAAAAGCCCCTGCAAGGACCTCTTCGGCTGCTGCCTGCG ccccctgcATGAGTACCTGAGCGGAGACCCCTTTGCTGACTATCGGGACAGCATGTATTTCGACCGGTTCCTGCAGTGGAAGTACCTGGAGAG GCAGTCGATCACCAAGGACACATTTCGGCAGTACCGGATCCTGGGCAAGGGCGGTTTTGGAGAG gTGTGCGCCTGCCAGGTGCGGGCCACGGGGAAGATGTATGCCTgcaagaagctggagaagaagcGGATCAAGAAGCGGAAAGGGGAGGCGATGGCCCTGAACGAGAAGCAGATCCTGGAGAAGGTCAACAGCCGCTTTGTG GTGAGCCTGGCGTACGCCTACGAGACGAAGGACGCGCTCTGCCTGGTGCTGACCATCATGAACGGCGGCGACCTCAAGTTCCACATCTACAACATGGGCAATCCCGGCTTCGAGGACGAGCGCGTGGTCTTCTATGCGGCAGAGATCTGCTGCGGGCTCCAGCATCTGCACCAGGAGGGCATCGTCTACCG GGACCTGAAGCCGGAGAACATCCTGCTGGATGATGATG gccACATCAGGATCTCCGACCTGGGGCTGGCTATCAAGATCCCCGAGGGCGAGACCATCCGTGGCCGCGTGGGCACCGTCGGCTACATGG CCCCGGAGGTGATCAACAACGAGCGCTACACCTTCAGCCCTGACTGGTGGGGCCTGGGCTGCCTGGTATACGAGATGATCGAGGGGCAGTCACCCTTCCGTGCCCGCAAGGAGCGGGTGAAgcgggaggaggtggagaagcGGGTGCAGGAGGACCAGGAACCCTACTCGGACAAGTTCAGCAAGGATGCTCAGGCCATCTGCAAGATG ctcctggccaAGGACCCCAAACAGCGCCTGGGCTGCAGGGCCGATGGGGCGGACGAGGTGAAGCGCCATCCCTTCTTCAAGACCATCAACTTCAAGCGCCTGGAGGCCGGAATCATGACACCCTCCTTCGTGCCGGAC ccccgggcGGTTTATTGTAAGGATGTGCTGGACATCGAGCAGTTCTCAACAGTGAAGGGCGTCAACCTGGACCAAACTGACAACGATTTCTACGCCAAGTTCGCCACCGGCAGCGTCTCCATCCCCTGGCAGAACGAG ATGATTGAGACCGAGTGCTTCAAGGACCTCAACGTGTTTGGACCCAGCGGGAGCCGCTCCCCCGACCTGgactggcagcagctgcccgAGCCCCCCAAGCGGAGCCTTCTGCAGAGGCTCTTTCGACGCCAC CCCGCTGACTACAGCATCGGTGCCACCATCCACCCCCCCCACCTGGCCGCCGTGAACTCACAACCTCCCGCAGCCAACTCCGCCGGCCGAACCACGGCTCCGGCACCGTCCTGA
- the LOC142598284 gene encoding G protein-coupled receptor kinase 5-like isoform X1: protein MELENIVANTVLLKAREGGGGKRKGRSKKWREILRFPHISQCNELRKGLEQDYGSLCQKQPIGRLLFRQFCETRPELLRCIRFLDAVVRDPAGCHRAGSAQADYELSPDEKRKEMGEEIIRRFLKQESPDFLPEVGQPHASQCLQDLEKSPCKDLFGCCLRPLHEYLSGDPFADYRDSMYFDRFLQWKYLERQSITKDTFRQYRILGKGGFGEVCACQVRATGKMYACKKLEKKRIKKRKGEAMALNEKQILEKVNSRFVVSLAYAYETKDALCLVLTIMNGGDLKFHIYNMGNPGFEDERVVFYAAEICCGLQHLHQEGIVYRDLKPENILLDDDGHIRISDLGLAIKIPEGETIRGRVGTVGYMAPEVINNERYTFSPDWWGLGCLVYEMIEGQSPFRARKERVKREEVEKRVQEDQEPYSDKFSKDAQAICKMLLAKDPKQRLGCRADGADEVKRHPFFKTINFKRLEAGIMTPSFVPDPRAVYCKDVLDIEQFSTVKGVNLDQTDNDFYAKFATGSVSIPWQNEMIETECFKDLNVFGPSGSRSPDLDWQQLPEPPKRSLLQRLFRRHPADYSIGATIHPPHLAAVNSQPPAANSAGRTTAPAPS, encoded by the exons ATGGAGCTGGAGAACATCGTGGCCAACACCGTCCTGCTGAAGGCCCGCGAAG GAGGTGGCGGCAAGCGGAAAGGCAGGAGCAAGAAGTGGCGGGAGATCCTCCGGTTCCCACACATCAGCCAGTGCAACGAGCTGCGGAAGGGCCTGG AGCAGGACTACGGCAGCCTGTGCCAGAAGCAGCCCATCGGCCGGCTGCTCTTCCGGCAGTTCTGCGAGACGCGGCCAGAGCTCCTGCGCTGCATCCGCTTCCTGGACGCCGTGGTGAGGGACCCCGCGGGATGCCACCGCGCCGGCTCTGCT CAGGCGGACTATGAGCTCTCCCCGGATGAGAAGCGGAAGGAGATGGGGGAGGAGATCATCCGCCGGTTCCTCAAGCAGGAG TCCCCAGATTTCCTGCCCGAGGTTGGCCAGCCCCACGCCAGCCAGTGCCTGCAGGACCTGGAGAAAAGCCCCTGCAAGGACCTCTTCGGCTGCTGCCTGCG ccccctgcATGAGTACCTGAGCGGAGACCCCTTTGCTGACTATCGGGACAGCATGTATTTCGACCGGTTCCTGCAGTGGAAGTACCTGGAGAG GCAGTCGATCACCAAGGACACATTTCGGCAGTACCGGATCCTGGGCAAGGGCGGTTTTGGAGAG gTGTGCGCCTGCCAGGTGCGGGCCACGGGGAAGATGTATGCCTgcaagaagctggagaagaagcGGATCAAGAAGCGGAAAGGGGAGGCGATGGCCCTGAACGAGAAGCAGATCCTGGAGAAGGTCAACAGCCGCTTTGTG GTGAGCCTGGCGTACGCCTACGAGACGAAGGACGCGCTCTGCCTGGTGCTGACCATCATGAACGGCGGCGACCTCAAGTTCCACATCTACAACATGGGCAATCCCGGCTTCGAGGACGAGCGCGTGGTCTTCTATGCGGCAGAGATCTGCTGCGGGCTCCAGCATCTGCACCAGGAGGGCATCGTCTACCG GGACCTGAAGCCGGAGAACATCCTGCTGGATGATGATG gccACATCAGGATCTCCGACCTGGGGCTGGCTATCAAGATCCCCGAGGGCGAGACCATCCGTGGCCGCGTGGGCACCGTCGGCTACATGG CCCCGGAGGTGATCAACAACGAGCGCTACACCTTCAGCCCTGACTGGTGGGGCCTGGGCTGCCTGGTATACGAGATGATCGAGGGGCAGTCACCCTTCCGTGCCCGCAAGGAGCGGGTGAAgcgggaggaggtggagaagcGGGTGCAGGAGGACCAGGAACCCTACTCGGACAAGTTCAGCAAGGATGCTCAGGCCATCTGCAAGATG ctcctggccaAGGACCCCAAACAGCGCCTGGGCTGCAGGGCCGATGGGGCGGACGAGGTGAAGCGCCATCCCTTCTTCAAGACCATCAACTTCAAGCGCCTGGAGGCCGGAATCATGACACCCTCCTTCGTGCCGGAC ccccgggcGGTTTATTGTAAGGATGTGCTGGACATCGAGCAGTTCTCAACAGTGAAGGGCGTCAACCTGGACCAAACTGACAACGATTTCTACGCCAAGTTCGCCACCGGCAGCGTCTCCATCCCCTGGCAGAACGAG ATGATTGAGACCGAGTGCTTCAAGGACCTCAACGTGTTTGGACCCAGCGGGAGCCGCTCCCCCGACCTGgactggcagcagctgcccgAGCCCCCCAAGCGGAGCCTTCTGCAGAGGCTCTTTCGACGCCAC CCCGCTGACTACAGCATCGGTGCCACCATCCACCCCCCCCACCTGGCCGCCGTGAACTCACAACCTCCCGCAGCCAACTCCGCCGGCCGAACCACGGCTCCGGCACCGTCCTGA
- the LOC142598284 gene encoding G protein-coupled receptor kinase 5-like isoform X2, with translation MELENIVANTVLLKAREGGGGKRKGRSKKWREILRFPHISQCNELRKGLEQDYGSLCQKQPIGRLLFRQFCETRPELLRCIRFLDAVADYELSPDEKRKEMGEEIIRRFLKQESPDFLPEVGQPHASQCLQDLEKSPCKDLFGCCLRPLHEYLSGDPFADYRDSMYFDRFLQWKYLERQSITKDTFRQYRILGKGGFGEVCACQVRATGKMYACKKLEKKRIKKRKGEAMALNEKQILEKVNSRFVVSLAYAYETKDALCLVLTIMNGGDLKFHIYNMGNPGFEDERVVFYAAEICCGLQHLHQEGIVYRDLKPENILLDDDGHIRISDLGLAIKIPEGETIRGRVGTVGYMAPEVINNERYTFSPDWWGLGCLVYEMIEGQSPFRARKERVKREEVEKRVQEDQEPYSDKFSKDAQAICKMLLAKDPKQRLGCRADGADEVKRHPFFKTINFKRLEAGIMTPSFVPDPRAVYCKDVLDIEQFSTVKGVNLDQTDNDFYAKFATGSVSIPWQNEMIETECFKDLNVFGPSGSRSPDLDWQQLPEPPKRSLLQRLFRRHPADYSIGATIHPPHLAAVNSQPPAANSAGRTTAPAPS, from the exons ATGGAGCTGGAGAACATCGTGGCCAACACCGTCCTGCTGAAGGCCCGCGAAG GAGGTGGCGGCAAGCGGAAAGGCAGGAGCAAGAAGTGGCGGGAGATCCTCCGGTTCCCACACATCAGCCAGTGCAACGAGCTGCGGAAGGGCCTGG AGCAGGACTACGGCAGCCTGTGCCAGAAGCAGCCCATCGGCCGGCTGCTCTTCCGGCAGTTCTGCGAGACGCGGCCAGAGCTCCTGCGCTGCATCCGCTTCCTGGACGCCGTG GCGGACTATGAGCTCTCCCCGGATGAGAAGCGGAAGGAGATGGGGGAGGAGATCATCCGCCGGTTCCTCAAGCAGGAG TCCCCAGATTTCCTGCCCGAGGTTGGCCAGCCCCACGCCAGCCAGTGCCTGCAGGACCTGGAGAAAAGCCCCTGCAAGGACCTCTTCGGCTGCTGCCTGCG ccccctgcATGAGTACCTGAGCGGAGACCCCTTTGCTGACTATCGGGACAGCATGTATTTCGACCGGTTCCTGCAGTGGAAGTACCTGGAGAG GCAGTCGATCACCAAGGACACATTTCGGCAGTACCGGATCCTGGGCAAGGGCGGTTTTGGAGAG gTGTGCGCCTGCCAGGTGCGGGCCACGGGGAAGATGTATGCCTgcaagaagctggagaagaagcGGATCAAGAAGCGGAAAGGGGAGGCGATGGCCCTGAACGAGAAGCAGATCCTGGAGAAGGTCAACAGCCGCTTTGTG GTGAGCCTGGCGTACGCCTACGAGACGAAGGACGCGCTCTGCCTGGTGCTGACCATCATGAACGGCGGCGACCTCAAGTTCCACATCTACAACATGGGCAATCCCGGCTTCGAGGACGAGCGCGTGGTCTTCTATGCGGCAGAGATCTGCTGCGGGCTCCAGCATCTGCACCAGGAGGGCATCGTCTACCG GGACCTGAAGCCGGAGAACATCCTGCTGGATGATGATG gccACATCAGGATCTCCGACCTGGGGCTGGCTATCAAGATCCCCGAGGGCGAGACCATCCGTGGCCGCGTGGGCACCGTCGGCTACATGG CCCCGGAGGTGATCAACAACGAGCGCTACACCTTCAGCCCTGACTGGTGGGGCCTGGGCTGCCTGGTATACGAGATGATCGAGGGGCAGTCACCCTTCCGTGCCCGCAAGGAGCGGGTGAAgcgggaggaggtggagaagcGGGTGCAGGAGGACCAGGAACCCTACTCGGACAAGTTCAGCAAGGATGCTCAGGCCATCTGCAAGATG ctcctggccaAGGACCCCAAACAGCGCCTGGGCTGCAGGGCCGATGGGGCGGACGAGGTGAAGCGCCATCCCTTCTTCAAGACCATCAACTTCAAGCGCCTGGAGGCCGGAATCATGACACCCTCCTTCGTGCCGGAC ccccgggcGGTTTATTGTAAGGATGTGCTGGACATCGAGCAGTTCTCAACAGTGAAGGGCGTCAACCTGGACCAAACTGACAACGATTTCTACGCCAAGTTCGCCACCGGCAGCGTCTCCATCCCCTGGCAGAACGAG ATGATTGAGACCGAGTGCTTCAAGGACCTCAACGTGTTTGGACCCAGCGGGAGCCGCTCCCCCGACCTGgactggcagcagctgcccgAGCCCCCCAAGCGGAGCCTTCTGCAGAGGCTCTTTCGACGCCAC CCCGCTGACTACAGCATCGGTGCCACCATCCACCCCCCCCACCTGGCCGCCGTGAACTCACAACCTCCCGCAGCCAACTCCGCCGGCCGAACCACGGCTCCGGCACCGTCCTGA
- the LSM1 gene encoding U6 snRNA-associated Sm-like protein LSm1, which yields MNYMPGTASLIQDIDKKHLVLLRDGRTLIGYLRSIDQFANLVLHQTVERIHVGKKYGDIPRGIFVVRGENVVLLGEIDLEKESDTPLQQVSIEEILEEQRVEQQAKQESEKLKVQALKERGLSVPRADTLDEY from the exons ATGAACTACATGCCCGGCACGGCCAGCCTCATCCAGGACATCGACA AGAAGCACCTGGTCCTGCTGCGGGACGGCCGGACGCTCATCGGGTACCTGCGCAGCATCGACCAGTTCG CAAACTTGGTGTTGCACCAGACTGTAGAGCGCATCCACGTGGGCAAGAAATATGGGGACATCCCTCGAGGCATCTTTGTCGTGAGAGGCGAGAATGTTGTTCTGCTGGGGGAAATA gacCTGGAGAAAGAGAGCGACACGCCTCTGCAGCAGGTCTCCATCGAGGAGATCCTGGAGGAGCAGCGGGTGGAGCAGCAGGCCAAGCAGGAGTCGGAGAAGCTGAAAGTGCAGGCGCTGAAGGAGCGGGGTCTCTCCGTCCCGCGGGCGGACACGCTGGACGAGTACTAG